The bacterium genome includes a window with the following:
- a CDS encoding aminoglycoside phosphotransferase family protein encodes MRWKRYRFITHGWDHHVVILERDHGKNNIVFRFPNIRSRDGYYLRELGNEIALLNYLKKRVHVGIPIYTYVSRDRSFAGYEMLAGKELTNARFQKLSDQDRQTIAKQLAEFISTLHSTPQNMIKRCRIRSENVRLYYDRFVRNVKTLLFPSRDLTKNDKQIIKRFLNELRSALEIYEKNKRKVLIHRDLTYIHILWDNQKKRINIIDFSDRVLGDPAGDFTGLFEYGPRFAEKVFRLYKGKKDEHMMDRARLYFKRLPILFMIDSLTRFHCSFNANRKLFRKRFIVK; translated from the coding sequence TTGCGGTGGAAAAGATACCGCTTTATTACCCATGGCTGGGACCACCACGTAGTGATCCTTGAGAGAGATCACGGCAAAAATAATATCGTTTTTCGCTTTCCCAATATAAGATCGCGGGATGGCTATTACCTGCGCGAGCTTGGCAATGAAATTGCATTGCTGAATTATCTTAAAAAAAGAGTGCATGTTGGCATTCCTATATACACTTATGTATCCAGAGACAGATCATTTGCCGGCTATGAAATGCTTGCCGGGAAAGAATTGACCAACGCACGATTTCAAAAACTGTCCGACCAGGACCGGCAAACCATTGCCAAACAATTGGCAGAATTCATCTCTACCCTGCATAGTACACCACAAAATATGATCAAACGCTGTCGCATCCGGAGCGAAAACGTACGGTTATATTATGACCGGTTTGTGCGTAATGTTAAAACTTTACTTTTCCCCTCGCGCGATCTGACAAAAAATGACAAGCAGATCATAAAGCGCTTTCTCAATGAACTGAGATCGGCCCTTGAAATATATGAAAAAAATAAACGGAAAGTACTGATCCACCGCGATCTGACCTATATCCATATCCTGTGGGACAACCAGAAAAAGCGCATCAATATTATTGATTTCAGCGACCGTGTTCTTGGCGATCCGGCCGGTGATTTTACCGGGTTATTTGAATATGGTCCGCGTTTTGCCGAAAAAGTTTTCCGATTATACAAAGGTAAAAAAGACGAACACATGATGGACCGGGCGCGATTGTATTTCAAGCGCCTGCCGATATTATTTATGATCGATTCGCTGACACGATTTCACTGTTCGTTCAATGCAAATCGCAAGCTTTTCCGAAAGCGGTTTATCGTAAAATAA
- a CDS encoding nucleotidyl transferase AbiEii/AbiGii toxin family protein — protein sequence MQDLIKQEQFEIEVLDKLNSLGYLRSLVFCGGTMLRLCHGLNRHSVDLDFWIVKKPLDIAKLFKGIRTSLSAFYALSDAANKYHTLLFELRSKIYPRSLKIEIRKEIRRKIETEKVIAYSKHTTIQVLLTALSLKDMMLNKIECFMTRKEIRDVFDIEFLVKKGIALPDEPSTLSESLKLIEGFTKKDYTVKLGSILERDQRKYYIAENFKILKAAINDKIKGE from the coding sequence ATGCAGGATCTAATCAAACAAGAGCAGTTCGAGATCGAAGTGCTGGATAAGCTCAATAGTCTGGGCTATCTTAGATCCCTTGTCTTCTGTGGCGGTACTATGCTGCGGCTTTGCCATGGCTTGAACCGCCATTCGGTTGATCTGGACTTCTGGATAGTCAAGAAACCGCTTGATATTGCCAAGCTCTTCAAGGGTATAAGGACTTCGCTCAGCGCCTTTTACGCGCTGAGCGATGCGGCCAATAAATATCACACGCTGCTTTTTGAGTTAAGATCAAAGATATATCCCCGCAGTCTCAAGATCGAGATCAGAAAAGAAATCCGTCGGAAGATCGAAACTGAAAAAGTGATCGCCTACAGCAAGCATACCACTATTCAGGTGCTTTTAACCGCACTTTCGCTGAAGGATATGATGCTAAATAAGATCGAATGTTTTATGACCAGAAAAGAGATACGGGATGTCTTCGACATTGAATTTCTTGTCAAAAAGGGCATCGCCTTGCCCGATGAACCATCTACTCTATCGGAGTCACTAAAGCTAATCGAAGGATTTACAAAAAAAGATTATACGGTCAAGCTGGGCTCGATCCTGGAACGCGACCAGCGGAAATATTACATTGCAGAGAATTTCAAGATTCTGAAAGCAGCAATAAACGATAAAATTAAAGGTGAGTAA